The following are encoded together in the Streptomyces asoensis genome:
- a CDS encoding dolichyl-phosphate-mannose--protein mannosyltransferase: MTSSSAPRSPVLDSARPAAEPGPWQIRLRRFGYAGLPGVDVRERLVPPFPTPSTRLWERAGLDRARAFRAAKAMEWLWPLLVAVLAGVIRFRRLGQPRDLVFDETYYAKDAWALLRLGYEGTWPDRKIADPQLLAHPQVIPLSDTGAFVAHPPMGKWVIALGEWAFGLTPFGWRFMTALLGTLSVLMLCRTGRRLFRSTSLGCLAGALMAIDGLHLVMSRSALLDLVVMFFVLAAFACLLLDRDRARARLAAALPLDADGRARPHRATGDHAGTGIRPWRLAAGAFLGLAAATKWNGLYFLAFFLVLTLLWDVGARRVAGARHPYRAVLRKELGGSLLTVVPVAALTYLASWTGWLLSDDGYGRHWADGRGGSWSWVPAALRSLWHYEYGVYRFNVGLHTPHKYESNPWSWLVMGRPVLFDYQSPKPGEDGCHTAGSCSQAVLALGTPLLWWTACCALVYLLYRWALRRDWRAGAVLCAVAAGYLPWFLYQDRTIFSFYAVAFVPYLCLAVAMLLGALAGPPGAGPRRRVRGLVAAGVVVLLIAWNFVYFFPLYTGRTIPYDDWHARMWLDTWI, encoded by the coding sequence GTGACGAGTAGCAGCGCGCCGCGCTCCCCGGTCCTCGACAGCGCCCGTCCCGCTGCGGAACCCGGCCCCTGGCAGATCCGACTGCGCCGGTTCGGATATGCCGGGCTGCCCGGCGTCGATGTCCGCGAGCGTCTTGTTCCGCCTTTTCCGACGCCGTCCACCCGGCTCTGGGAAAGGGCGGGGCTGGACCGGGCGCGGGCCTTTCGCGCGGCGAAGGCGATGGAATGGCTGTGGCCGCTCCTGGTCGCCGTGCTGGCCGGGGTGATCCGTTTCCGGCGACTGGGACAGCCCCGGGACCTCGTCTTCGACGAGACGTACTACGCCAAGGACGCCTGGGCGCTGCTGCGGCTCGGGTACGAGGGCACCTGGCCGGACCGGAAGATCGCCGACCCGCAGCTCCTGGCGCACCCGCAGGTGATCCCGCTCTCCGACACCGGCGCGTTCGTCGCGCACCCGCCGATGGGCAAGTGGGTGATCGCGCTCGGCGAGTGGGCGTTCGGCCTGACGCCGTTCGGCTGGCGGTTCATGACGGCGCTGCTGGGCACCCTGTCCGTCCTGATGCTCTGCCGGACGGGGCGCCGCCTGTTCCGGTCGACGTCGCTGGGCTGCCTGGCCGGGGCGCTGATGGCGATCGACGGTCTGCACCTGGTGATGAGCCGTTCCGCGCTGCTGGACCTCGTCGTGATGTTCTTCGTGCTGGCCGCCTTCGCGTGTCTGCTGCTCGACCGTGACCGGGCGCGGGCCCGGCTCGCCGCGGCCCTCCCGCTGGACGCCGACGGCCGTGCGCGTCCGCACCGGGCGACCGGCGACCACGCCGGGACGGGCATACGTCCCTGGCGGCTCGCGGCCGGCGCGTTCCTGGGGCTGGCGGCCGCGACCAAGTGGAACGGCCTGTACTTCCTCGCCTTCTTCCTGGTCCTGACCCTGCTGTGGGACGTCGGCGCTCGCCGGGTGGCGGGCGCCCGCCACCCCTACCGGGCGGTGCTGCGCAAGGAACTGGGCGGGTCGCTGCTGACCGTCGTCCCGGTCGCGGCGCTGACGTACCTGGCCTCGTGGACGGGGTGGCTGCTGTCCGACGACGGGTACGGGCGGCACTGGGCGGACGGCCGAGGCGGCAGCTGGTCGTGGGTCCCGGCCGCGCTGCGCAGCCTGTGGCACTACGAGTACGGGGTGTACCGGTTCAACGTGGGGCTGCACACCCCGCACAAGTACGAGTCCAACCCGTGGAGTTGGCTGGTCATGGGGCGCCCGGTGCTGTTCGACTACCAGTCGCCGAAGCCGGGTGAGGACGGGTGTCACACGGCGGGCTCCTGCTCCCAGGCCGTCCTGGCGCTGGGCACGCCGCTGCTGTGGTGGACGGCGTGCTGCGCGCTCGTGTACCTGCTCTACCGGTGGGCGCTGCGCCGCGACTGGCGGGCGGGCGCCGTCCTGTGCGCGGTGGCCGCCGGCTACCTGCCCTGGTTCCTGTACCAGGACCGGACGATCTTCTCCTTCTACGCGGTCGCCTTCGTGCCGTACCTGTGCCTGGCGGTGGCGATGCTGCTGGGCGCGCTGGCGGGTCCGCCGGGGGCCGGGCCGCGGCGGCGCGTGCGCGGGCTGGTGGCCGCGGGCGTGGTGGTGCTGCTCATCGCCTGGAACTTCGTGTACTTCTTCCCGCTCTACACCGGGCGGACGATCCCGTACGACGACTGGCACGCCAGGATGTGGCTCGACACCTGGATCTGA